One Prunus dulcis chromosome 8, ALMONDv2, whole genome shotgun sequence DNA window includes the following coding sequences:
- the LOC117637816 gene encoding B-box zinc finger protein 20-like — MKIRCDVCEKEEATVFCSADEAALCDVCDRRVHYANKLAGKHKRFCLLHPTFKDSPLCDICQERRGFLFCQQDRAILCRECDFSIHKTNEHTQKHNRFVLPGVKLSAAASLYPTSSSSCSGFSQVANTTDARASKSSSKRPKPVSDKALNCSPSVEQTTSSSSYKTGENCGSDNGSVSTSSISEYLMETLPGWHVEDFFDFSFAPDGF; from the exons ATGAAGATCCGGTGTGATGTGTGCGAGAAAGAAGAGGCCACTGTTTTCTGCTCTGCAGATGAAGCTGCTCTCTGCGATGTCTGTGATCGCCGTGTTCACTACGCAAACAAGCTGGCCGGCAAGCACAAGCGCTTCTGTCTTCTCCACCCAACTTTCAAAGACTCCCCTCTCTGTGATATCTGCCAG GAGAGGCGCGGATTTCTGTTTTGTCAACAAGACAGAGCGATTCTTTGCAGAGAATGCGACTTTTCGATTCACAAAACCAATGAGCACACACAGAAGCACAACAGGTTTGTTCTTCCAGGCGTTAAGCTCTCAGCTGCTGCTTCTTTATATCCAACCTCATCCTCCTCATGCTCTGGCTTCTCTCAAGTGGCCAATACCACTGATGCAAGAGCCTCCAAGTCTTCTTCAAAGAGACCCAAACCAGTTTCTGATAAGGCCTTGAATTGCTCTCCATCAGTGGAGCAAACGACGTCGTCTTCCTCCTACAAGACAGGAGAGAATTGTGGCAGTGACAATGGCTCTGTTTCAACAAGCAGCATATCAGAGTATCTGATGGAGACGCTGCCTGGCTGGCATGTCGAAGACTTTTTCGATTTTTCGTTTGCTCCCGATGGTTTCTGA